A single window of Tamandua tetradactyla isolate mTamTet1 chromosome 25, mTamTet1.pri, whole genome shotgun sequence DNA harbors:
- the SOX4 gene encoding transcription factor SOX-4: MVQQTNNAENTEALLAGESSDSGAGLELGIASSPTPGSTASTGGKADDPSWCKTPSGHIKRPMNAFMVWSQIERRKIMEQSPDMHNAEISKRLGKRWKLLKDSDKIPFIREAERLRLKHMADYPDYKYRPRKKVKSGNASSGSSAAAAAASKPGEKGDKVGGNGGGGHGGGGGGSGHAGGGGSGASGGGANSKPALKKSCGSKVAGGAGGGVSKPHAKLILAGGSGGGKAATTTAATSAFAADQAGAAALLPLGTAAADHHSLYKARTPSTSTSASTAASATAAAALATPGKHLAEKKVKRVYLFGGLGATASPVGGVGTSADPSDPLGLYEDGGAGCSPDGPSLSGRSSAASSPAAGRSPADHRSYASLRAASPAPSSAPSHASSSASSHSCSSSSAGSSSSDDEFEDDLLDLNPSSNFESMSLGSFSSSSALDRDLDFNLEPGSGSHFEFPDYCTPEVSEMISGDWLESSISNLVFTY; encoded by the coding sequence ATGGTGCAGCAAACCAACAACGCCGAGAACACGGAAGCGCTGCTGGCCGGCGAGAGCTCGGACTCGGGCGCCGGCCTCGAGCTGGGCATTGCCTCCTCCCCCACGCCCGGCTCCACCGCCTCCACGGGCGGCAAGGCCGACGACCCAAGCTGGTGCAAGACGCCAAGCGGGCACATCAAGCGGCCCATGAACGCGTTCATGGTGTGGTCGCAGATCGAGCGGCGCAAGATCATGGAGCAGTCACCCGACATGCACAACGCCGAGATCTCCAAGCGGCTGGGCAAACGCTGGAAGCTGCTCAAAGACAGCGACAAGATCCCTTTCATTCGGGAGGCGGAGCGGCTGCGGCTCAAGCACATGGCTGACTACCCCGACTACAAGTACCGACCCAGGAAGAAGGTGAAGTCCGGCAACGCCAGCTCCGGATcctcggccgccgccgccgccgcctccaaGCCGGGAGAGAAGGGCGACAAGGTCGGTGGCAACGGCGGGGGCGGCCATGGGGGCGGCGGTGGCGGGAGCGGTCACGCGGGGGGAGGAGGCAGCGGCGCGAGCGGCGGCGGCGCCAACTCCAAACCCGCGCTGAAGAAGAGCTGCGGCTCCAAAGTGGCGGGCGGCGCGGGCGGCGGGGTCAGCAAACCTCACGCCAAGCTGATCCTGGcgggcggcagcggcggcgggaAAGCAGCCACCACCACAGCCGCCACCTCCGCTTTCGCGGCCGACCAGGCGGGGGCCGCCGCCTTGCTGCCCCTGGGCACCGCGGCTGCCGACCACCACTCGCTGTACAAGGCGCGGACTCCCAGCACCTCGACTTCGGCCTCCACCGCCGCCTCGGCCACGGCCGCCGCAGCGCTCGCGACCCCCGGCAAGCACCTGGCGGAGAAGAAGGTGAAGCGCGTCTACCTGTTCGGCGGCCTGGGCGCGACGGCGTCGCCCGTGGGCGGCGTGGGCACCAGCGCCGACCCCAGCGACCCTCTCGGCTTGTACGAGGACGGGGGCGCGGGCTGCTCGCCCGACGGGCCGAGCCTGAGTGGCCGTAGCAGTGCCGCCTCGTCGCCAGCCGCGGGCCGCTCGCCCGCCGACCACCGCAGCTACGCCAGCCTGCGCGCCGCCTCGCCCGCCCCGTCCAGCGCGCCCTCGCACGCGTCCTCTTCGGCCTCGTCCcactcctgctcctcctcctccgcgGGCTCCTCGTCCTCCGACGACGAGTTCGAAGACGACCTACTCGACCTGAACCCCAGCTCAAACTTTGAGAGCATGTCCCTGGGCAGTTTCAGCTCCTCGTCGGCGCTGGACCGGGACCTGGATTTTAACTTGGAGCCCGGCTCCGGCTCGCACTTCGAGTTCCCGGACTACTGCACGCCGGAGGTGAGCGAGATGATCTCGGGAGACTGGCTGGAGTCCAGCATCTCCAACCTGGTCTTCACCTACTGA